Within Verrucomicrobiia bacterium, the genomic segment GGAAATATCTGATGCTTTTTTTCTGGTGCGAGGCACTATTTTACCTCAACTTGAACGGCCTTGGTCGTATCGTTCCCTAAAATGTCAATGACTTTTACGACAATTGTATATTGTCCCGGTTTTTCGTAGTTATTGGAAATTTCTTTTTGCAAATCCGGGTTTTTGCGGGTGCGGTAGCTTTGCCACTGGTTGTGGAAGGTGTCCCCTTTGAAGTCCCAATCCACCGCCCAATAATCTATCCACTGGCTCCAATGCTTTATCGCCTTTTGAACGTCCGCCGGAACGTCATCCGGCGGTATGACAAAATCTTTCAGCTTTAAACTGACCTGCCGTCCTTTAGCTTTAACGTCAACCTTCAAAGCCGCCAGTTCATAAAAATGAATGT encodes:
- a CDS encoding PKD domain-containing protein encodes the protein RAIGTGKDSPKTAGVDILGWEFAFEINEMAKQVAEEARVDVSFKKIPREVLEKKAVEQGDIHFYELAALKVDVKAKGRQVSLKLKDFVIPPDDVPADVQKAIKHWSQWIDYWAVDWDFKGDTFHNQWQSYRTRKNPDLQKEISNNYEKPGQYTIVVKVIDILGNDTTKAVQVEVK